A section of the Euwallacea fornicatus isolate EFF26 chromosome 24, ASM4011564v1, whole genome shotgun sequence genome encodes:
- the LOC136346730 gene encoding uncharacterized protein, with protein sequence MLPNPEEGRTMPVLDKAVSTEDLCADEVSSTFGVLRLDAILNTLVENKVEALKQENDKNSSLHSSPRNFLGKLKFHSSPKTNFKIEDEKKTESRKKDRKVHVQRTVSGSRQFKRQVLRQETSSPESQTLHVEENCSKGSSCQSQSCYYSQLKPHQLSGDEYIEIKMEGFEGDVETEAMIAREELKRARRKHRRRRKRRLKKRLALNSHLVDTQESVFKALNEDELPPRAKWTIVATACLLLFLCLLLVAITLRMAPLIDEIVREENEKLINSISNSANASVHNGVASAENLYVK encoded by the exons ATGTTACCAAATCCAGAGGAAG GAAGAACAATGCCAGTTTTAGACAAAGCTGTTTCTACAGAAGATTTATGTGCGGATGAAG TTTCCTCCACATTCGGTGTGCTACGGCTAGACGCCATACTCAACACTTTAGTGGAGAACAAAGTAGAGGCTCTCAAACAAGAGAATGACAAAAATTCCAGCCTGCACTCAAGTCCAAGGAACTTCCTAGGGAAACTCAAGTTTCACTCATCACCTAAAACCAACTTCAAAATCGAAGACGAAAAGAAAACCGAGTCTAGAAAGAAGGATCGAAAGGTTCATGTGCAGAGAACTGTATCAGGAAGTAGGCAATTTAAAAGACAAG ttttgagaCAAGAGACTTCTTCTCCTGAGAGTCAAACTCTGCATGTAGAAGAGAATTGCTCAAAAGGCTCAAGCTGTCAATCTCAATCATGCTATTACAGCCAACTGAA acCTCATCAATTATCAGGGGATGAAtatatcgaaattaaaatgGAGGGTTTTGAAGGAGATGTGGAGACTGAGGCCATGATTGCCAGAGAGGAATTGAAAAGAGCTAGGAGAAAGCACAGAAGAAGGAGAAAAAGAAGGCTAAAAAAAAG GTTGGCTTTGAATTCCCACCTTGTGGACACCCAGGAGAGTGTGTTCAAGGCTTTGAACGAAGACGAATTACCTCCAAGAGCGAAATGGACAATCGTAGCTACTGCCTGCCTATTGCTTTTTCTGTGCCTGTTGTTAGTCGCAATTACACTAAGAATGGCACCTCTTATTGACGAAATTG TACGAGAAGAAAACGAGAAACTAATCAATTCTATCTCCAATTCGGCAAACGCCTCCGTCCATAATGGC GTTGCTTCGGCGGAAAATTTGTATGTGAAATAA
- the LOC136346729 gene encoding probable phosphoserine aminotransferase, whose product MGNSQSALNFGAGPAKLPREVLAEVQGELLSYRNSGMSLMEMSHRSKEYMQINQSAHDTIKQLLNVPDNYKTVFIQGGGIGAFAAVAMNFMGRTGTADYAITGTWSARAVKEAQKYGTVNLVFPKPDKPGNIPDPSTWTLNPEASYFYYCDNETVDGVEFPYIPETNGVPIVVDMSSNIMTRKIDISKFGCIFGGAQKNIGPAGVVIAIIREDLLGTAMKICPSVFDFNEVSKQNSILNTPATFSVYVMEKVLQWIKKNGGVECMEKESLRKSSILYEAIRDSKDFYNCPINKNCRSRINIPFRVGGPQGDEALEAKFLIEAEKRYMYQLKGHRSVGGMRASLYNATTYEDVVLLVKFMKEFQTQHCK is encoded by the exons ATGGGTAACAGTCAATCAGCGTTGAATTTCGGAGCCGGACCAGCGAAATTACCTAGAGAG GTCCTAGCCGAAGTTCAAGGCGAACTCCTATCGTACCGCAACAGCGGCATGAGTCTAATGGAAATGAGCCACAGGTCGAAGGAGTACATGCAAATCAATCAAAGTGCTCACGATACGATTAAGCAGCTTTT AAATGTTCCTGACAACTACAAAACTGTGTTCATACAAGGAGGCGGCATTGGAGCCTTTGCAGCAGTGGCCATGAACTTTATGGGCCGAACCGGAACCGCCGATTATGCCATAACCGGAACTTGGTCCGCAAGGGCTGTGAAGGAGGCTCAGAAATACGGCACTGTCAATTTGGTCTTTCCAAAACCGGACAAACCGGGAAACATTCCAGACCCCAGCACTTGGACTTTGAATCCAGAAGcgtcatatttttattactgtgATAACGAAACTGTGGATG GTGTTGAGTTCCCCTACATTCCTGAAACGAATGGTGTTCCCATAGTTGTTGATATGTCTTCAAATATTATGACCAGGAAAATTGATATATCGAAG TTTGGCTGCATATTTGGTGGGGCCCAAAAGAACATAGGTCCGGCAGGAGTGGTCATTGCAATCATTAGAGAAGATTTACTGGGAACCGCCATGAAAATCTGTCCTTCAGTTTTCGATTTCAACGAGGTCTCAAAACAGAACTCCATTTTAAATACACCTGCAACATTTTC GGTATATGTAATGGAAAAAGTCCTGCAATGGATCAAAAAGAACGGTGGCGTTGAGTGCATGGAAAAGGAATCTCTGAGGAAAAGTAGCATTCTATATGAAGCAATAAGGGACTCCAAAGACTTCTACAACTGCCCTATCAACAAGAATTGCCGCAGTCGCATTAACATTCCTTTCAGAGTGGGAGGGCCCCAAGGGGATGAAGCGTTAGAAGCCAAATTTCTAATTGAAGCTGAAAAAAGATACATGTACCAGCTGAAAGGGCATAGGTCAGTAGGAGGAATGAGAGCCTCCCTTTATAACGCGACCACTTACGAAGACGTAGTGTTGTTAGTGAAGTTTATGAAGGAATTTCAAACCCAGCATTGTAAATGA
- the LOC136346727 gene encoding transmembrane protein 181 isoform X2, translating into MPPNDPNLGYTYQLPSGGMFAKIRNALSQFSDIFSEFDKYIAPAYHHDRCERSVQMRLYSMHKREFVMIFVLFFACLSLTIFIGLAGPPITETSPIDATSLLPKFNNSNRKDVATGPYVMKTPRLSTYHQQLWVIAKFKTENPDGEIIDKEFNICVTLSGINEDHKPEEVLNRKDHQNSTRHLHCDKQICDEFIVLHLGHLDYTHYIVNIKFYNLESFHARYNIKELYFHFKTYNPDFTQIEVWFRLIFLIGAFGITWWFYQGLRKYPVHCWAFEQKWVGILLPLLMAFDNPVFPTIFLLSSWLPGMLDAIFQATFLATLFLFWLSVYHVAMMYFPTMVLSTWQKIGELKDPAYDHTLEADFYVVKAFFYIFGVVYLLYLTFLILKAYSELRSMPFFGLRLKFLTLLMLIVLIIGGIITAYKFGVDVLEDNFVAQLDTKYSNSGQFMSFYGLLNIYVYTMAYVYSPASNKNIHDQTITKDNPAFSMINDSDEDVIYGSDEDSRRPLNRGHNDDDSD; encoded by the exons ATGCCTCCAAACGACCCAAACCTTGGGTATACTTATCAACTACCCTCCGGGGGAATGTTTGCCAAAATCAGAAATGCTCTATCGCAATTTAGTGATATTTTCAGCGAATTTGACAAGTACATAGCCCCGGCATACCATCATGATAGATGCGAAAG ATCAGTTCAAATGCGTCTTTATTCAATGCATAAAAGAGAATTTGTCATGATTTTTGTGCTCTTTTTCGCATGCCTCAGCCTTACAATTTTCATAGGATTGGCAG GTCCTCCGATTACGGAAACATCCCCTATAGATGCAACCTCTTTACTgccaaaatttaacaattcgAACAGAAAGGATGTAGCTACAGGACCGTATGTAATGAAGACTCCTAGATTATCAACGTATCATCAGCAATTGTGGGTGATTGCtaagtttaaaactgaaaatccaGATG GCGAAATAATAGATAAAGAATTTAATATCTGCGTCACACTTTCTGGGATAAACGAAGACCACAAACCTGAGGAGGTTTTAAATAGGAAAGATCACCAAAATAG TACACGCCATCTGCACTGTGATAAGCAAATTTGCGACGAGTTCATTGTCCTGCATTTGGGCCACCTGGATTACACCCACTACAttgttaatattaagttttataatttagagTCTTTCCATGCCAGATATAATATTAAGGAGCTGTACTTTCAT TTCAAAACTTATAATCCAGACTTTACTCAAATTGAAGTCTGGTTTAGGCTGATTTTTCTCATTGGAGCCTTTGGTATTACG TGGTGGTTCTACCAAGGTCTCCGAAAATATCCAGTGCACTGTTGGGCCTTTGAACAAAAATGGGTTGGCATTTTATTGCCTTTATTGATGGCGTTTGATA ATCCAGTATTCCCTACAATATTCCTATTAAGCTCGTGGCTACCGGGGATGTTGGACGCCATTTTCCAAGCCACGTTTCTGGCAacattattcttattttggtTGAGTGTTTATCATG TCGCTATGATGTATTTCCCAACAATGGTGTTGTCGACTTGGCAGAAAATTGGGGAACTGAAAGATCCTGCTTACGACCACACTTTAGAAGCGGATTTCTAC GTagtaaaagcatttttttatatatttggaGTGGTATATCTGCTATACTTAACCTTCCTGATTTTAAAGGCCTACTCAGAACTCAGATCAATGCCATTCTTCGGCCTTCGACTGAAATTTCTAACCCTACTGATGCTAATAGTGTTAATAATAGGAGGAATCATCACCGCTTACAAATTCGGGGTGGACGTGTTGGAAGATAACTTTGTTGCTCAATTGGATACCAAGTACTCTAATTCTGGGCAATTTATGTCGTTTTACGGTTTGCTCAACATATACGTCTATACAATGGCGTATGTGTATTCTCCAGCGTCTAATAAAAACATTCATG ATCAAACTATCACCAAAGACAACCCAGCTTTCTCTATGATCAATGACTCCGATGAGGACGTGATATATGGATCAGATGAAGACAGCAGAAGACCCTTAAATAGAGGACATAATGATGATGATAGCGATTAA
- the LOC136346727 gene encoding transmembrane protein 181 isoform X1 has protein sequence MPPNDPNLGYTYQLPSGGMFAKIRNALSQFSDIFSEFDKYIAPAYHHDRCERSVQMRLYSMHKREFVMIFVLFFACLSLTIFIGLAGPPITETSPIDATSLLPKFNNSNRKDVATGPYVMKTPRLSTYHQQLWVIAKFKTENPDGEIIDKEFNICVTLSGINEDHKPEEVLNRKDHQNSTRHLHCDKQICDEFIVLHLGHLDYTHYIVNIKFYNLESFHARYNIKELYFHFKTYNPDFTQIEVWFRLIFLIGAFGITWWFYQGLRKYPVHCWAFEQKWVGILLPLLMAFDNPVFPTIFLLSSWLPGMLDAIFQATFLATLFLFWLSVYHGLRQNERNLYTFYLPKFFVVAMMYFPTMVLSTWQKIGELKDPAYDHTLEADFYVVKAFFYIFGVVYLLYLTFLILKAYSELRSMPFFGLRLKFLTLLMLIVLIIGGIITAYKFGVDVLEDNFVAQLDTKYSNSGQFMSFYGLLNIYVYTMAYVYSPASNKNIHDQTITKDNPAFSMINDSDEDVIYGSDEDSRRPLNRGHNDDDSD, from the exons ATGCCTCCAAACGACCCAAACCTTGGGTATACTTATCAACTACCCTCCGGGGGAATGTTTGCCAAAATCAGAAATGCTCTATCGCAATTTAGTGATATTTTCAGCGAATTTGACAAGTACATAGCCCCGGCATACCATCATGATAGATGCGAAAG ATCAGTTCAAATGCGTCTTTATTCAATGCATAAAAGAGAATTTGTCATGATTTTTGTGCTCTTTTTCGCATGCCTCAGCCTTACAATTTTCATAGGATTGGCAG GTCCTCCGATTACGGAAACATCCCCTATAGATGCAACCTCTTTACTgccaaaatttaacaattcgAACAGAAAGGATGTAGCTACAGGACCGTATGTAATGAAGACTCCTAGATTATCAACGTATCATCAGCAATTGTGGGTGATTGCtaagtttaaaactgaaaatccaGATG GCGAAATAATAGATAAAGAATTTAATATCTGCGTCACACTTTCTGGGATAAACGAAGACCACAAACCTGAGGAGGTTTTAAATAGGAAAGATCACCAAAATAG TACACGCCATCTGCACTGTGATAAGCAAATTTGCGACGAGTTCATTGTCCTGCATTTGGGCCACCTGGATTACACCCACTACAttgttaatattaagttttataatttagagTCTTTCCATGCCAGATATAATATTAAGGAGCTGTACTTTCAT TTCAAAACTTATAATCCAGACTTTACTCAAATTGAAGTCTGGTTTAGGCTGATTTTTCTCATTGGAGCCTTTGGTATTACG TGGTGGTTCTACCAAGGTCTCCGAAAATATCCAGTGCACTGTTGGGCCTTTGAACAAAAATGGGTTGGCATTTTATTGCCTTTATTGATGGCGTTTGATA ATCCAGTATTCCCTACAATATTCCTATTAAGCTCGTGGCTACCGGGGATGTTGGACGCCATTTTCCAAGCCACGTTTCTGGCAacattattcttattttggtTGAGTGTTTATCATGGTCTGAGGCAGAATGAAAGGAACTTATACACGTTCTACCTTCCAAAGTTTTTTGTAGTCGCTATGATGTATTTCCCAACAATGGTGTTGTCGACTTGGCAGAAAATTGGGGAACTGAAAGATCCTGCTTACGACCACACTTTAGAAGCGGATTTCTAC GTagtaaaagcatttttttatatatttggaGTGGTATATCTGCTATACTTAACCTTCCTGATTTTAAAGGCCTACTCAGAACTCAGATCAATGCCATTCTTCGGCCTTCGACTGAAATTTCTAACCCTACTGATGCTAATAGTGTTAATAATAGGAGGAATCATCACCGCTTACAAATTCGGGGTGGACGTGTTGGAAGATAACTTTGTTGCTCAATTGGATACCAAGTACTCTAATTCTGGGCAATTTATGTCGTTTTACGGTTTGCTCAACATATACGTCTATACAATGGCGTATGTGTATTCTCCAGCGTCTAATAAAAACATTCATG ATCAAACTATCACCAAAGACAACCCAGCTTTCTCTATGATCAATGACTCCGATGAGGACGTGATATATGGATCAGATGAAGACAGCAGAAGACCCTTAAATAGAGGACATAATGATGATGATAGCGATTAA
- the LOC136346733 gene encoding uncharacterized protein C1orf131, which translates to MATDFVPTRASLLKKNAEANYEQVDFTFYKTKTKVPMKSGHKEVSNVNPELVFNLQKAKYEVIKLGMSGFDSVKKEEAKIQQLIKLGAKPPKNKCKNYKELLMDKKIQKVKEEKEQTLQQLGKNNVGKSTAKGKSFDRKRRKIKENILDIYGKVSKQTAPLQ; encoded by the exons ATGGCAACAGATTTTGTGCCCACTCGAGCCTcacttttaaagaaaaatgcagAGGCAAACTACGAACAAGTGGATTTCACATTCTATAAAACTAAAACCAAAGTTCCTATGAAATCCGGGCATAAAGAAGTCTCTAATGTAAACCCAGAATTGGTTTTCAACTTACAAAAAGCAAAGTATGAGGTTATTAAGCTTGGCATGTCAGGATTTGATTCAGTTAAGAAAGAGGAAGCAAAGATACAACAATTGATCAAACTTG GAGCAAAACCTCCAAAGAACAAATGCAAAAACTACAAAGAGTTATTAATGgataagaaaattcaaaaagttaaagaGGAAAAAGAGCAGACTTTACAACAATTAGGCAAAAATAATGTGGGAAAATCAACAgcaaaaggaaaaagttttgaTCGGAAACGTaggaaaataaaagagaataTTTTGGACATTTatggaaaagtttcaaaacaaaCAGCACCGTTACAATAG